In a single window of the Nicotiana tomentosiformis chromosome 10, ASM39032v3, whole genome shotgun sequence genome:
- the LOC138900254 gene encoding uncharacterized protein, translating to MTEYEPCILGIRMAVNMNIKEHLDIGDSDLLIHQVQGEWSTKNVKILLYLHCVKEMSKKFTNIEFKHVPRIQNEFDDALATLSSMIQHIDKNYIDPIEVEIRDQHAYFFHVEEEPDGKP from the coding sequence atgactgaatatgaacCATGCATCCTTGGAATCAGAATGGCAGTCAACATGAACATCAAAGAGCATTTGGACATAGGAGATTCTGATTTGCTGATACACCAGGTCCAAGGAGAATGGTctaccaagaatgtcaagatactGCTGTACCTACACTGCGTGAAGGAGATGAGCAAGAAATTCACAAATATTGAGTTCAAGCATGTCCCCAGGATCCAGAACGAGTTCGACGATGCCCTTGCAACCCTATCGTCTATGATTCAGCATATAgacaagaactacatcgacccTATCGAGGTAGAGATTAGGGATCAACATGCCTATTTCTTCCATGTAGAAGAAGAACCCGATGGCAAACCATAG